One window from the genome of Bufo bufo chromosome 4, aBufBuf1.1, whole genome shotgun sequence encodes:
- the LOC120999673 gene encoding zinc finger protein 260-like: MMENHQSLTSPDGSSERNPPERCPSPQYSQDCPEEKPNIPLDHQESSGETTSGLEKPISVSVNVEDGMSDFYRHLHLSSHHEAEDNNTTQDDSITPNVPSVLHSRDLSTDTAGHKKPSSKQLLIGKTRTKQKCGNIFSSENRCKKKSNLFLHESNCRDNGSFSCSECGKSFTMKSILVRHQRTHTGEKPYSCPECGKCFNQQSSFIQHQRTHTGEKPYSCPECGKCFNYQSRFIQHQRTHTGEKPYSCPECGKCFNHQSSFIQHQRTHTGEKPYSCPECGKCFSHKWSFARHQRTHTGEKPFSCLKCGKCFSHKPSFATHQRTHTGEKPFSCLECGKCFSHKSSFARHQRTHTGEKPFSCTECGKCFIHKSNLVAHQTTHTGEKPYSCPKCGKCFNQQSSFNLHQRTHTGEKPFSCLECGKCFSQKSNLVSHQRTHTGEKPFSCLECGKSFNHKFILVAHQRAHTGEKPYSCPECGKCFNQQSSFNLHQRTHTGEKPFSCLECGKSFNHKFILVAHQRTHTGEKPYSCPECGKCFSQQSSFNLHQRTHTGEKPFSCLECGKCFNSKSHLATHERTHTGEKPFSCFECGKSFTQKSNLARHERIHLEEKPL, encoded by the exons GAAAGTTCTGGTGAAACGACAAGTGGACTTGAAAAACCCATCTCAGTGTCTGTGAATG TGGAAGACGGGATGAGCGACTTCTATAGACATCTCCATTTATCTTCCCATCATGAAGCAGAAGATAACAATACCACACAAGATGATTCAATAACTCCTAATGTACCCTCAGTCCTTCACAGCAGAGATCTATCCACTGATACCGCTGGTCACAAGAAACCTTCATCTAAGCAATTACTGATTGGTAAAACAAGAActaagcagaaatgtgggaacatTTTTTCTAGTGAGAATCGTTGTAAAAAGAAATCTAATCTTTTTTTGCATGAGAGCAATTGCAGAGATAACGggtcattttcatgctcagaatgtggaaaatcttttaccatgaaatccattcttgttagacatcagagaactcacacaggggagaaaccatattcatgtcctgaatgtgggaaatgctttaatcAGCAATCAAGTTTTATTcagcatcagagaactcacacaggggagaagccatattcatgtcctgaatgtgggaaatgctttaattATCAATCAAGGTTTATTcagcatcagagaactcacacaggggagaagccatattcatgtcctgaatgtgggaaatgctttaatcATCAATCAAGTTTTATTcagcatcagagaactcacacaggggagaagccatattcatgtcctgaatgtgggaagtgctttAGTCATAAATGGTCTTTTGctagacatcagagaactcacacaggggagaaaccattttcatgcctTAAATGTGGAAAGTGCTTTAGTCATAAACCGTCTTTTGCtacacatcagagaactcacacaggggagaaaccattttcatgtcttGAATGTGGAAAGTGCTTTAGTCATAAATCGTCTTTTGctagacatcagagaactcacacaggggagaagccattttcatgtactgaatgtggaaagtgctttattcataaatcaaatcttgttgcaCATCAGACAactcatacaggggagaagccatattcatgtcctaAGTGTGGAAAATGCTTTAATCAGCAATCAAGTTTTAATctgcatcagagaactcacacaggggagaagccattttcatgtcttgaATGTGGAAAGTGCTTTAGTCAGAAATCGAATCTTGTttcacatcagagaactcacacaggggagaagccattttcatgtcttgaatgtggaaaatcttttaaTCATAAATTCATTCTAGTTGCACATCAGAGAGCTCATACAGgggaaaagccatattcatgtcctgagtgtgggaaatgctttaatcAGCAATCAAGCTTTAATctgcatcagagaactcacacaggggagaagccattttcatgtcttgaatgtggaaaatcttttaaTCATAAATTCATTCTAGTTGCACATCAGAGAactcatacaggggagaagccatattcatgtcctgagtgtgggaaatgctttagtcAGCAATCAAGCTTTAATctgcatcagagaactcacacaggggagaagccattttcatgtcttgaATGTGGAAAGTGCTTTAATAGTAAATCACATCTTGCTACacatgagagaactcacacaggggagaagccattttcatgttttgaATGTGGGAAGTCTTTTactcagaaatcaaatcttgctagacatgagagaattcacttaGAAGAGAAGCCATTGTAA